One Panicum virgatum strain AP13 chromosome 3N, P.virgatum_v5, whole genome shotgun sequence DNA segment encodes these proteins:
- the LOC120667060 gene encoding transcription factor MYC2-like — protein sequence MEDSSTFLQWAMDQLHHQHPSAAAASAYHDGAGDGEVIFPSLHALRSGAGQTHSQSQPVAASVRVRDLTVQVDHLTNSSSSGDSPGAGGAAMDHDAAAGWSPHTARSRTTGLGGGGGGNSWPVSWNFSAVSAEPARESGGGVVALPDAAVPARVAQLASAGRRGSSSAAPPAATAPASSSPGPVQDHIIAERRRREKINQRFIELSTVIPGLKKMDKATILGDAAKYVRELQEKVKTLEEDSSHSAGSGSIQSAVLVKKPCHLRDDEAMAISNKGGGSGGVQPPEIEARLSERSVLLRIHCYNARGLLVRVISEVEQMHLSITHTNVMPFPASTAIITITAKVEEGFTATVDEIVRSINSVLHQHYSSSSEEKEDRRVDHC from the exons ATGGAGGACTCAAGCACCTTCCTCCAGTGGGCAATGGACCAGCTGCACCATCAGCacccctctgccgccgccgcttctgcATACCACGACGGCGCCGGAGATGGGGAAGTTATCTTCCCGTCGCTCCATGCGCTCCGCAGCGGAGCCGGCCAGACCCACTCCCAGTCCCAGCCCGTGGCCGCCAGCGTCCGAGTCCGCGACCTGACAGTGCAGGTGGACCACTTGACCAACAGCTCTAGCTCCGGCGACAGCCcgggcgcaggcggcgctgccATGGACCACGACGCGGCCGCCGGGTGGTCCCCCCACACCGCCCGCTCCAGGACTAccggccttggcggcggcggcggcggcaacagctGGCCCGTGAGCTGGAACTTCAGCGCCGTGTCGGCGGAGCCAGCACGCGAGAGCGGTGGGGGCGTCGTCGCGCTGCCAGACGCCGCGGTGCCCGCGAGGGTGGCGCAACTCGCATCtgcggggaggagagggagcagCAGCGCGGCACCCCCTGCTGCTACGGCGCCGGCATCATCGTCGCCGGGGCCTGTGCAGGACCACATcatcgcggagcggcggcggagggagaagATCAACCAGCGGTTCATCGAGCTCTCCACCGTCATCCCCGGGCTCAAGAAG ATGGACAAGGCAACCATTCTTGGGGACGCGGCGAAGTACGTGAGGGAGCTGCAGGAGAAGGTCAAGACCCTCGAGGAGGACAGCTCCCACagcgccggcagcggcagcatcCAGTCGGCGGTGCTCGTGAAGAAGCCGTGCCACCTCCGCGACGACGAGGCCATGGCGATCAGCAATAAAGGTGGCGGCTCCGGCGGTGTACAGCCGCCGGAGATCGAGGCACGGCTGTCGGAGAGGAGCGTGCTGCTGCGGATCCACTGCTACAACGCGAGGGGGCTGCTGGTGAGGGTGATATCGGAGGTGGAGCAGATGCACCTCTCCATCACCCACACGAACGTCATGCCCTtccccgcctccaccgccatcATCACCATCACAGCCAAG GTGGAGGAGGGGTTCACGGCCACAGTAGATGAGATCGTAAGAAGTATTAACTCCGTGCTGCACCAACATTACAGCAGCAGttctgaagaaaaagaggatAGAAGAGTAGACCACTGCTAG
- the LOC120667062 gene encoding malate dehydrogenase, glyoxysomal, with protein MEQQQQGAAARRMATLASHLRPQPASSHPQMEEVPLLMGSNCRAKGAAPGFKVAILGAAGGIGQPLALLMKMNPLVSVLHLYDVVNAPGVTADISHMNTGAVVRGFLGQPQLENALTGMDLVIIPAGVPRKPGMTRDDLFNINAGIVRTLCEGIAKCCPKAIVNVISNPVNSTVPIAAEVFKKAGTYDPKRLLGVTTLDVVRANTFVGEVLGLDPREVNVPVIGGHAGVTILPLLSQVNPACSFTSEEVNYLTSRIQNGGTEVVEAKAGAGSATLSMAYAAAKFADACLRGLRGDAGIVECSYVASQVTELPFFASKVRLGRSGVEEILPLGPLNEFERAGLEKAKKELAQSIQKGVSFINK; from the exons atggagcagcagcagcaaggggCCGCGGCCAGGCGGATGGCCACGCTCGCCTCCCACCTGCGCCCGCAACCCGCATCCTCTCACCCTCAG atggaggaggtACCCCTCCTAATGGGATCCAATTGCCGTGCAAAAGGGGCGGCGCCAGGCTTCAAGGTCGCGATCTTGGGTGCAGCTGGTGGAATCGGGCAGCCACTTGCGCTACTGATGAAGATGAACCCTCTCGTTTCGGTGCTCCATCTATACGATGTTGTCAACGCACCTGGTGTCACAGCTGACATTAGCCACATGAATACTGGTGCTGTG GTGCGTGGATTCTTGGGCCAGCCACAGTTGGAAAATGCTCTAACTGGGATGGATCTTGTGATAATTCCTGCTGGTGTCCCTCGGAAACCTGGGATGACAAGGGATGATCTATTTAACATCAATGCTGGAATCGTACGTACTCTTTGCGAGGGAATTGCGAAATGCTGCCCCAAGGCGATTGTGAATGTGATTAGTAATCCTGTCAATTCTACCGTTCCAATTGCTGCTGAAGTTTTCAAGAAAGCTGGGACATATGATCCCAAGCGCCTTTTGGGGGTTACTACACTTGATGTAGTGAGAGCCAACACTTTTGTG GGAGAGGTTCTTGGACTTGATCCCAGAGAAGTCAATGTTCCTGTCATTGGTGGGCATGCTGGAGTTACGATATTACCACTCCTTTCACAG GTGAATCCTGCCTGCTCATTCACTTCAGAAGAGGTTAATTACCTCACTTCTCGCATACAGAATGGTGGGACAGAAGTAGTTGAG GCTAAAGCTGGAGCAGGATCAGCAACTCTTTCAATG GCGTATGCAGCTGCTAAATTTGCAGATGCTTGCCTAAGAGGATTGCGTGGTGATGCTGGAATAGTGGAGTGCTCTTATGTAGCTTCTCAG GTGACGGAGCTACCTTTCTTTGCATCCAAAGTTCGGTTAGGGCGCTCTGGCGTTGAGGAAATTTTGCCGCTTGGGCCGTTGAATGAGTTTGAAAG AGCTGGTCTGGAGAAGGCAAAGAAAGAGCTGGCCCAGAGTATCCAGAAGGGCGTCTCTTTCATCAACAAGTGA
- the LOC120667061 gene encoding malate dehydrogenase, glyoxysomal-like, with protein MDLVIIPAGVPRKPGMTRDDLFNINAGIVRTLCEGIANCCPKAIVNVISNPVNSTVPIAAEVFKKAGTYDPKRLLGVTTLDVVRANTFVGEVLGLDPREVNVPVIGGHAGVTILPLLSQVNPACSFTSEEVNYLTSRIQNGGTEVVEVCFSLLHFLYTRRKTPYAFSQPCISVQHSSDLLDLWILVLLFGSMINKSEKESACLILRVQESDH; from the exons ATGGATCTTGTGATAATTCCTGCTGGTGTCCCTCGGAAACCTGGGATGACAAGGGACGATCTATTTAACATCAATGCTGGAATTGTACGTACTCTTTGCGAGGGAATCGCGAATTGCTGCCCCAAGGCGATTGTGAATGTGATCAGTAATCCTGTCAATTCTACCGTTCCAATTGCTGCTGAAGTTTTCAAGAAAGCTGGGACATATGATCCCAAGCGCCTTTTGGGGGTTACTACACTTGATGTAGTGAGAGCCAACACTTTTGTG GGAGAGGTTCTTGGACTTGATCCCAGAGAAGTCAATGTTCCTGTCATTGGTGGGCATGCTGGAGTTACGATATTACCACTCCTTTCACAG GTGAATCCTGCCTGCTCATTCACTTCAGAAGAGGTTAATTACCTCACTTCTCGCATACAGAATGGCGGGACAGAAGTAGTTGAGGTATGCTTTTCCTTGCTGCATTTCTTATACACAAGGAGGAAAACCCCTTATGCATTTTCTCAGCCCTGTATATCGGTTCAACATTCATCTGACCTGTTAGATCTATGGATTCTGGTTCTTCTTTTTGGTTCTATGATTAACAAATCTGAAAAAGAATCCGCATGCTTAATTTTGAGAGTACAAGAGTCAGATCATTAG